The Hoeflea algicola DNA window ACCTGATCACCAATTCCGTTCCGGTTGCCGGGTTTTTCTTCGGCAGCGATGACAGCGCATAATTGCCGCCCGCTGCATATGTTGCCCTCACCGCTTCATCAAGGACCGCGAAGTATTCCGGCCCGAGCTTGAGTGCAGCCAATGCGCCAGCCACGTCTCCGCGCTCCAGTGCAGTGATAAGCGCGTCCATGTCAGCGGTGCGCTTGATGTCGGCTATGGCCTGAAGGAATGCGGCCCGGATCTGTGGTCGCATCTTTGCGGCCTCGGCTTCGAACCGTCGGCGGGTATCGCGGGCCATTATCCGCGAGCCTGAATTTCATACATGACCGCCACGCCAGCCGGTTGCAGCGGGGTCACGTTGATGATTGCATATTCCTTGCCGTCGCCATCCTTGAACGTGTCGGCGGGTGTCGGCGTGATTGCCAGATCAGACGCAGCCACAAGGATTTTCAAATCCCCGCGCTGAATAAGCGTCCCGTCGATCTGGTCTGCCCGCCATTGGTCATAGACTACTGTGCAAGCGTATGGCGTCGGATTGTGGGCCGGTCCGGTCGGAGTGCCTGCGCGGATGATTGTCGCGGTCGTGCCCGCCTCGATAAGTCCCGCGGCAACATCGACAGCAACAGCGTTCCAGTCTTCAGCCATTACACCACCAATATTGCGGGCAGGAGCAACGATGTCCCGGTCAGCGGGGCAAGCAACCCCTCAATCTTGGTCGAGACCATCACGGCCGATTGAGCGCCCTTGCTCTCGCCAACAACGGTCCATTTGATCCCCTTGACCTCGGTCAACACCTTTTGCTGTGCCGGCGTGTAGGTGGTCGAGAGAATGCCAGGCTTCACGGCGTCGAGATAAGCCGCCTCATAGGACGCATGGACAACCCGCGTCGGGATTGCATTGGCAGCAATGGCGTTTCCATAGACATCTTCGGCGCCGGTGCGCGGCCATGCGCGATCCTGTTCAAGCCCACCGGTCGGAACGCCGGGAAACCGGTCGCCATAGAGCCCGTCGAGATAGACCGAGCCGCGTTGACGCAACACAGCCGGATCCAGCCCACCGGCAGGCAAGGAATAGCCGTTTGCTGTCAGCCACGCGGCAAAGGTTGTGTCGTCGCCATAGCCAGCCATTGGATCAGTCTGCCAGCTTGGCGTCGATAAGCTCTTTCAGCTTCTCGGTCGGAATGTTCTTGGCGTATTCCAGCCCCAGTTCGCCGGCCTGCTTTTTCAGGTCGTCGCGGTCAAGCGGTTCAGTGACTGGTTGATCTTCCGGTTCATCAGCGGGCCTGACAGCAACAAAGCCGAGCTTGATCGCACGTTCTGCCTGTTTCTCGGTCAGCGTGACCGTCCGCGTCTGGCCTGGCTTGAAGTGAACGGCCCCCTTGACGGTATGAAGGCCTTCAATCCGTTTATGCGGGTTCATCAGTTCGCCGGTTGCGTGTTCCATGGTCATTCTCCGTTACAAGTGGATATTGAAGGGGCCAAACAAGCCAGCCCCTCTATATCGACTTGGATCAAGGCGAAGGTGCAGACGTGATTTCGTCAGCGTAGGCAGCCGCGCCAGGCAGCCGCCACTCAGTACCACCGGTACGAGCGATGATACCGGTTTCAAAGCCCATGATGGACTTCTGCCGCGGCTGCAACACGCGGCGCGGCATCGGCAGATGGAAGCGGAGAACTTCCGGGTCTTTCCGATACGCCATCATGCGTCCGCCGCCGTCTTCCGAAGCCGTCGCAAGCTCACGGAGCGGCTGAATATCCAGCGGCTGGCCGGTTGTCGCGGTGTAGACGTTGCCGGACCTGATGAAGTCGATCAGTCGGAGCATGCCATCACCATCACCAAGGCGACGGGATGCCAGCAGACGGAACGCTTCGGGAGGAACGCGAAGGGTGTCAGCCCATTCAACCTCTTCCGTGTTTGTGCCGACACGGCTCAGAACCTCGTTGATGTCGATAACGATCTGGTCATTGGTTTTGTGCTTCCAGAGCGTCGAGTCGGTGCCGCCGTTTTGGTCACCGGTTGCAGCGACATCGGCACGACTGACAGAGCCACTGTTGACCAGACCGGTCCAGTTCTTCTCGGTCGTGCCTGCCATGGCAATCGAGTTCAGCAGGCGCTCCACCTTGTCAGTGGCGGACATAGCCTTGGTGTCGTTCAGGTTGATGCCGTAAAGCGAGGCCTGATTGATCTCTTCAAGGTTCCATTCCCAACCCGAACCGATCATCGCGAAGTCATGCGATGCCTGATCACGATTGACCTGGTTGAACGGCATATCAGTGCCGGCGCCGGACAGGAACTTGGCTTCACCAGCCGCATCGACGGTGAAGAACGTGGTGCCGATCGCCCATTCGTTGCCCTCGGTCACGATGGGGACGTGAGCCCCATAGTTGAACGTCGGGTAACGGCGCTGGTAGATCTTGGTTTCGATATTGCGGCCCTGTCCGATCACGAACGGGAGCGCAGCCTGTGCATCAGCAAATGGCTGTTTCATTGCATTGATCCTTTCGTGATCATCGGTTCTTCAGCGAGACTTCGACGATATCGCCGTTGCCGCCCGAAGTGTCGAACACCGCATCAGGAATGCGAATGTGCGTGGTGGTGCTGGTGTATCGACCGGTGGCCGGGTTCCAGTAGACATCGCCGCCATCAACCACAGACGCACCGGCAGTCACGTACATCTGACCTTCGGTCATGAACGCGCCAGTGAAATACTGCGGATAGGCGTCGGGGTTGGACGTGTCGGGCGGGACCGCCGGATTGAGCACAGCCAGGCCAAGAAACGCGGCGTTGGCGGTGTAGGTCACGTCGATATAGAACGTGTCACCGGTGGTCATGGTGCCGGCATTGGAGATAGTGAAGGTCGTAATGCCTGGGATCGTGGTGCATGCCGTCGCAACCACGCCATGGCCGACAAGAATGCCATCAGGGTCATAGACGGCAAATGGCGCGGTTGCGGACGTGGCAAGCAAGACCGCCTGATAGCGGCCAGCTTTTGCGCCCGCCGTGATGGACGGTTCGTCGGTGATTTCACCCGTGCCAGTGTTGCCAGCGGCTTCCGAACCTGCGCCGGTCGCCGTGAACGTGTCACCAACCACAACACCGTGATCGCCAGTGCCGCGATATGCGGGCTGCCCGAACGCGATACCAGCCGAGCTTTCAACGGTACGGCTGACCTTGTTGCATTTTTCCTCATTGGCAATCTGGCCCGGAAGGCCTTTTGCCGGAGAGGTCGAGTAGGTTGTCTGATAGGTCGCCATCTCTGCGCCTCCCTCAGTTCGTCACGGCAGGACGGTGAGCCGACTGCATGTCAGCGACCATCTTGGCGTAAGCATCGGTCACGGTGGCGTTATCGCCATCGTTGGTCTTGACGCCGGCCAGAAGTGCATCACGCACCGGGTCGGTGCCCTTGGCGGAATCTTCTGCAAGGATATCGAACCGGGCATCGATGTAGGCCGGGGTTTTGTCCTTGACCGCATCATCACCGAGCTTGGCGGCAACAACCGCCTTGCGGATATCAGCATCGGACAGACCAGCGGTCTTCACGTCCTTTGCGATAACGCCGGCCACAGTGACCAGAGCGGCACGGTCCTGAACACGCTTGTCCAGATCGGCATCAGACAGCACCTTGGCCTTTTCGGCATCAATGGCAGCATCCTTCTTGGCCAGTTCGGCATCCTTGGCCGCGATGGCGTCCTTGTGGGCCTTTTCAGCATCGGCAAGCTGGGCCTCGACGGCCCTCTTGTCGTTCTGAAGCTTTTCGATGGCCTGGGCGCCCTGATCGGTGGTGCTCACCGACAGACCGTCCACAACCACAGTTCGCAGATTATCAGCCATTGGGGCTTTCCTTTCGTCTGCAATTGGGGTGGAGATCGGGGCAGCGCCCCAGTGCAACGAACCGGCATCATCGCCAATTCGAAGTTCGGACCCGCCGCGCGCCGCATGGACAATCGCAACGTGGTTCATTTTGAAATCCGACATGATGACGTCAAACGCCTCGCCGGTCGGCGTCACGCCGTCTGCCAGGGTGATATCGGCGCTGTAGCCCATGGACAGCTCGCGCTTGCCACCTTCAACAGCCTCGATTGCCTTGGCATCGCGCAACATCATCGGGACGCGGACAAATTCACCGTCGCGCAGCACATCATCACCAACCTCGCCAACGGCCAGGTCTTTCCATGTATCAGCACTCACGCCGCCCTTGGGATGATTGACCGTGATAGGCACACCGGCATAGCTGGCGATGGCGTCTTTCTTGAACACCTCGCTTGCCGGACGGTAGACACGAACCAGATCCTTGTCGGTTATGCCGACTTCCGAGCCGAGATAGGTCTGCACATTGCCGCCACGGGCAACGCGGGCAGAGACAACGCCATAACCATCCGCCGTTCGACGGATTGCGCCGTCAAGCGTGAGCTTGTCTGTGAATTGCATGGTGATCAGTCCTGTCTCAACTCTTCGAAGATTTCCGGCCCCAGCACGATCTTGCCGCGATACGGTTCAATGCTCTCCACATCAGTGGCGG harbors:
- a CDS encoding DnaT-like ssDNA-binding protein, which translates into the protein MAGYGDDTTFAAWLTANGYSLPAGGLDPAVLRQRGSVYLDGLYGDRFPGVPTGGLEQDRAWPRTGAEDVYGNAIAANAIPTRVVHASYEAAYLDAVKPGILSTTYTPAQQKVLTEVKGIKWTVVGESKGAQSAVMVSTKIEGLLAPLTGTSLLLPAILVV
- a CDS encoding DUF2184 domain-containing protein, which encodes MKQPFADAQAALPFVIGQGRNIETKIYQRRYPTFNYGAHVPIVTEGNEWAIGTTFFTVDAAGEAKFLSGAGTDMPFNQVNRDQASHDFAMIGSGWEWNLEEINQASLYGINLNDTKAMSATDKVERLLNSIAMAGTTEKNWTGLVNSGSVSRADVAATGDQNGGTDSTLWKHKTNDQIVIDINEVLSRVGTNTEEVEWADTLRVPPEAFRLLASRRLGDGDGMLRLIDFIRSGNVYTATTGQPLDIQPLRELATASEDGGGRMMAYRKDPEVLRFHLPMPRRVLQPRQKSIMGFETGIIARTGGTEWRLPGAAAYADEITSAPSP
- a CDS encoding structural cement protein Gp24, whose amino-acid sequence is MATYQTTYSTSPAKGLPGQIANEEKCNKVSRTVESSAGIAFGQPAYRGTGDHGVVVGDTFTATGAGSEAAGNTGTGEITDEPSITAGAKAGRYQAVLLATSATAPFAVYDPDGILVGHGVVATACTTIPGITTFTISNAGTMTTGDTFYIDVTYTANAAFLGLAVLNPAVPPDTSNPDAYPQYFTGAFMTEGQMYVTAGASVVDGGDVYWNPATGRYTSTTTHIRIPDAVFDTSGGNGDIVEVSLKNR
- a CDS encoding DUF2213 domain-containing protein, coding for MQFTDKLTLDGAIRRTADGYGVVSARVARGGNVQTYLGSEVGITDKDLVRVYRPASEVFKKDAIASYAGVPITVNHPKGGVSADTWKDLAVGEVGDDVLRDGEFVRVPMMLRDAKAIEAVEGGKRELSMGYSADITLADGVTPTGEAFDVIMSDFKMNHVAIVHAARGGSELRIGDDAGSLHWGAAPISTPIADERKAPMADNLRTVVVDGLSVSTTDQGAQAIEKLQNDKRAVEAQLADAEKAHKDAIAAKDAELAKKDAAIDAEKAKVLSDADLDKRVQDRAALVTVAGVIAKDVKTAGLSDADIRKAVVAAKLGDDAVKDKTPAYIDARFDILAEDSAKGTDPVRDALLAGVKTNDGDNATVTDAYAKMVADMQSAHRPAVTN